From the genome of Agrobacterium tumefaciens:
ACCAAGGGCGTGCCGAAGATGGGATCGGCAATGATGAGGCTGTCGAGACCGAAAACGTCACGAACAAGCGCTTCGGTGACGATGTCGGCGGGACGTCCCTCGGCAACCGCGTGGCCGCCGCGCATGGCGATCATGTGCGTGGCGTGTCGGCATGCCTGGTTGAGATCGTGCAGGACCGCAGCGATCGTGTAACCCTTCTCACGGTTGAGCTTTTCCAGAAGCAGCATCAATTCCATCTGATGGGCGATGTCGAGAAAGGTTGTCGGTTCATCAAGCAGAAGAAGCGGTGTTTCCTGGGCGAGAACCATGGCGATCCAGGCACGCTGACGTTGACCGCCTGACAGTTCGCTGACGCGGCGTCCGGCAAGGTCGTTCATGCCGGTGGCGTCGATGGCGGCGGCAACCGCCTGCTCGTCGGCTCTGCTCCATTGGCGCAGAAAATTCTGATGCGGATAACGGCCGCAGGCGACCAGCTCCGTTACGGTAATGCCATCAGGGGCAATCGAGCTTTGCGGCATGAGACCGACACGGCGGGCAAATTCCTTGGCCGGAATGGCGGAAATTGCGCGTCCATCCAGAAGGACCGAGCCGCGACCGGGGGCAAGCAGGCGTGAGAGAGCCTGCAAAAGCGTGGACTTGCCGCAGGCATTGGGGCCGACAATTGCGGTAAAGGAACCGGAGGGTACGCTGACCGAGAGGTCCTGCGCGATGATCGACTTGCCATAGGCGAGTTCAACGGATTGTGCTTCGAGGCGGGGAGCGGGTTGCTGGCTCACGTGCGGCGTGCCTCCTTGACGATCAACCAAAGGAAATAGATGCCGCCGATGCAGAGCGTCACCACGCCGACCGGCAACTGGATCGGCGCGAAGCTATGCTGTGCGGCATAATCGGCGGCAGAGAGAAGGACAGCTCCGGTGGCCATCGATGCGGCCAAAGACGTGCCGGCCGTGCGGGTGATTGCGTGGGCAATCGGCGGGGCAGCCAAGGCCACAAAGGGGATAGGGCCGGCGATTGCTGTGACCAAAGCCGTGGCAACAATGGCAAGTGCCATCAGCGACAGTCGCACCGCCTCAACCCGGATACCGAGAGCACGTGCACGCGCATCGCCCATCTCCATCATTTTGAGTGGGCGCGACAGAACAAGGGCCGCAATGATGACCGGCAAGGCGATCCATAGCGACGGCAGCAATTGCTGGCTATTGACGCGGGCAAGTGAACCCATGCCCCAGGTGTTGGCGGCCATGGCGGTTGAGAGAGTGGACTTCAGCAGAATCCAGTGATTGGCCGAGGTGAGCATGGCACTGACGCCGATGCCGATAACGATCAACTGAAAGCCCTGAATACCTTTGTGCCAGGTCAGGAGATAGACAACGAGTGCGGTCAGCAAGCCGCCGGCAATGGCGCTGCCGGCCAGGACCAGCCAGCCGCCACCGGCAAAGGTGATCGCCAGAATGGCGCCTGTGTAGGCGCCCGCATCGAAGCCGACGACATCAGGGCTGCCAAGCGGATTGCGGGTGATAGACTGGAAGACCGCACCACCGAGACCGAGCAGTGCTCCGAACAACGCTGCAGCGGCTGCACGGGGCATGCGCCATTCGAGAACAACGAGCCGGGTACGGCGCTGGCCATTTCCGGTCAGCACATCAATGACATCCATGACAGGAATATGGACCTGCCCGCTGACGAGCGCTGCTATGAGAACGGCGACTCCAAGCCCGATGAGAATTGCGCAGGCCAGCAGAAGTCGCTTGTCGATGCTGATGCCAATGCGCTCACCAAAGGCTTGGATTGTAAGCCGGCGGCGCGTGAAGGAAGGATGAAGGCTCATAGTGCGGTCACCTTGCGCGCACGCACGAGCCAGATCAGAACCGGCGCGCCGATGAAGGCAGTGACGATGCCCACCTGGATTTCCGCAGGGCGCATGCTAAGGCGGCCGATGAGGTCGGCAGTAAGAAGAACGATTGGCGCGAGCACCAGCGTGTAGGCAAAAATCCAGCGTTGATCACTGCCAACGAGACTGCGGGCGACGTAGGGCACCATCAGACCCAGAAAACCGAGTGGGCCGGCGGCTGCAGTGGCAGCACCCGTCAGAAGCATGACCGAAATGACGGTCATGATCCGGGCACGGCCAAGGCCAGCGCCAAGCGAGCGTGCCTGATCGTCACCCAGCGCCACAACGTTGAGAACCGGGGCCGAGATCAGGGCGAGAACGATGCCGATGGCGACGAAGGGTGCGGTATAAATGAGATTGTCGTAGCCGGTGATGGCAAGCGATCCGACTTCCCAATTCAGCATGTGATCGAAGGTGTTGGGGTCGAGAAAGATCAGCGTCGACGTGAGGCCACGAAGAACCGCTCCGATGGCAACGCCCGCCAGTGTCAGACGCAATGGTGTTGCACCGGCACGGCCGCCCATCGCTGCCGCGTAAACGGCAACCGCAGCAAGGCCTGTGCCGGCAAAGGCGAACCAGATCAATGATAGCGGATGAGAAATGCCGAGGAGGCCGATGGCGGCGACCATGGCAAAGGCGGCTCCCGCATTGATGCCAAGGATACCTGGATCAGCGAGGGGGTTGCGCGTCAATGCCTGCATCAGAGCACCCGAAAGCGCAAAGGCGATGCCGGCCATCAATCCCAGAAGCGTGCGAGGCAGGCGCAAAGACCAGATGGTTTCGCTGTCGATCGTGGTTTCACAGGAAAAGAGTGCCGATAAAACGTCACCAACGGCAATGGTGCGGGCACCAATGGCAAGGCTGAGACAAAAGACCACGACAAGGAGAATGGCGGCGGTAAAAAGGCCAAGTCGCTTTCCGCTTTTGCCGGAGGTCGCGACGCGATCCCGCGCATATGCGGTTTGTTCGATAGGGCTGGCACTCATGAAAACGATCGCTCGTCCTTCGTGCGATCGCCTCC
Proteins encoded in this window:
- a CDS encoding ABC transporter ATP-binding protein; the encoded protein is MSQQPAPRLEAQSVELAYGKSIIAQDLSVSVPSGSFTAIVGPNACGKSTLLQALSRLLAPGRGSVLLDGRAISAIPAKEFARRVGLMPQSSIAPDGITVTELVACGRYPHQNFLRQWSRADEQAVAAAIDATGMNDLAGRRVSELSGGQRQRAWIAMVLAQETPLLLLDEPTTFLDIAHQMELMLLLEKLNREKGYTIAAVLHDLNQACRHATHMIAMRGGHAVAEGRPADIVTEALVRDVFGLDSLIIADPIFGTPLVVPRGLHDNSTASISTE
- a CDS encoding iron chelate uptake ABC transporter family permease subunit; this encodes MSLHPSFTRRRLTIQAFGERIGISIDKRLLLACAILIGLGVAVLIAALVSGQVHIPVMDVIDVLTGNGQRRTRLVVLEWRMPRAAAAALFGALLGLGGAVFQSITRNPLGSPDVVGFDAGAYTGAILAITFAGGGWLVLAGSAIAGGLLTALVVYLLTWHKGIQGFQLIVIGIGVSAMLTSANHWILLKSTLSTAMAANTWGMGSLARVNSQQLLPSLWIALPVIIAALVLSRPLKMMEMGDARARALGIRVEAVRLSLMALAIVATALVTAIAGPIPFVALAAPPIAHAITRTAGTSLAASMATGAVLLSAADYAAQHSFAPIQLPVGVVTLCIGGIYFLWLIVKEARRT
- a CDS encoding iron chelate uptake ABC transporter family permease subunit, which codes for MSASPIEQTAYARDRVATSGKSGKRLGLFTAAILLVVVFCLSLAIGARTIAVGDVLSALFSCETTIDSETIWSLRLPRTLLGLMAGIAFALSGALMQALTRNPLADPGILGINAGAAFAMVAAIGLLGISHPLSLIWFAFAGTGLAAVAVYAAAMGGRAGATPLRLTLAGVAIGAVLRGLTSTLIFLDPNTFDHMLNWEVGSLAITGYDNLIYTAPFVAIGIVLALISAPVLNVVALGDDQARSLGAGLGRARIMTVISVMLLTGAATAAAGPLGFLGLMVPYVARSLVGSDQRWIFAYTLVLAPIVLLTADLIGRLSMRPAEIQVGIVTAFIGAPVLIWLVRARKVTAL